Proteins encoded within one genomic window of Flavobacterium sp. NG2:
- a CDS encoding glycoside hydrolase family 65 protein, whose translation MNQDYIKPDNWSIIEEGFDIERVKSSESLFSIGNGAMGQRANFEENYSGETFQGSYIAGIYYPDKTKVGWWKNGYPKYFAKVLNAPNWIGIEIEVNGEAFDLHTCTKIADYRRELNMKEGWYNRSFVATLQNGTEVAVNIRRFLSLDLDEVGVINYEITPLNQDATIVYKPYIDAGVTNEDANWDEKFWEPLDVNQQENQAFVTAQTFKTHFKVTTFMQNSILENDNNLNLSPLATAKTSDKVQFTYEVAVAKGQKSSIQKLGGYTVSLNHENTQEAAEKVIQKALAIGYNQLLQNQIDAWAKIWEMSDITIDGDVKAQQGIRFNIFQLNQTYLGKDSRLNIGPKGFTGEKYGGSTYWDTEAYCIPFYMATKDQEVARNLLTYRYNQLDKAIENAEQNLGFKNGAALYPMVTMNGEECHNEWEITHEEIHRNGAIAFAIYNYYRFTGDYSYIPEKGLEVLIGIARFWHQRASFSTQKNQYMILGVTGPNEYENNINNNFYTNYIAKWCIDFANEQIQKVAIEFPKDHKRIIEKVKLSDAELQEWKKVASNMYFPKSEELGIYLQQDGFLDKELVRVKDLDKSQRPINQKWSWDRVLRSPYIKQADVLQGFYFFEDHFSIDELKRNFEFYESFTVHESSLSPCVHSIQAAKLDKMDMAYEFYLRTSRLDLDDYNKEVEEGCHITSMAGTWMSIVEGFGGMRVKNNRLHFTPKIPKEWKGYSFKINFRNQIVKVAVTASGSTFSVDGNEDLTINVNGKDTVVSPENALSI comes from the coding sequence AGAAGAAGGATTTGATATCGAAAGAGTAAAATCTTCAGAGAGTTTGTTCAGCATTGGAAACGGAGCCATGGGACAACGTGCTAATTTTGAAGAGAACTATTCTGGCGAAACATTCCAAGGAAGCTATATAGCCGGAATTTATTATCCGGATAAAACCAAAGTGGGCTGGTGGAAAAATGGCTATCCAAAATATTTTGCCAAAGTATTGAATGCCCCTAACTGGATTGGTATCGAAATCGAGGTCAACGGCGAAGCATTCGACTTACATACTTGCACAAAAATTGCAGATTACCGTCGTGAATTGAACATGAAAGAAGGTTGGTACAACCGCTCTTTTGTAGCGACTTTACAAAATGGAACCGAAGTAGCAGTAAACATTCGTCGTTTCCTTTCTTTGGATTTAGACGAAGTAGGTGTTATCAATTACGAAATTACGCCATTGAACCAAGACGCTACAATCGTCTATAAACCTTATATTGACGCTGGAGTTACCAATGAAGATGCGAACTGGGATGAAAAATTCTGGGAACCGCTAGATGTAAATCAACAAGAAAATCAAGCTTTTGTAACGGCACAAACCTTCAAAACACATTTCAAAGTCACGACTTTTATGCAAAATAGCATTTTAGAAAACGACAATAACTTGAACTTATCTCCATTGGCTACAGCCAAAACCTCAGACAAAGTGCAATTTACTTATGAAGTAGCTGTTGCAAAAGGTCAAAAATCAAGCATTCAAAAATTAGGTGGCTATACTGTTTCTTTAAACCACGAAAACACTCAGGAAGCAGCCGAAAAAGTGATTCAGAAAGCTTTGGCTATTGGTTACAACCAATTGTTACAAAACCAAATTGACGCTTGGGCAAAGATTTGGGAAATGTCAGACATTACGATTGATGGCGATGTGAAAGCACAACAAGGAATTCGCTTTAATATCTTTCAATTAAACCAAACTTATTTAGGAAAAGATAGTCGTTTGAATATTGGTCCAAAAGGATTCACAGGCGAAAAATACGGTGGTTCTACTTACTGGGATACCGAGGCGTATTGTATTCCGTTTTACATGGCAACCAAAGACCAAGAAGTAGCTCGTAATTTATTGACGTATCGTTACAATCAATTAGACAAAGCGATTGAAAATGCCGAACAAAATCTAGGTTTCAAAAATGGAGCGGCTTTGTATCCAATGGTAACCATGAATGGCGAGGAATGCCATAACGAATGGGAAATTACCCATGAAGAAATTCACCGTAACGGAGCGATTGCTTTTGCCATTTACAACTACTACCGTTTTACAGGAGATTACTCGTATATCCCAGAAAAAGGATTAGAAGTTTTGATTGGAATTGCCCGTTTTTGGCATCAAAGAGCGAGTTTCTCTACACAGAAAAATCAGTACATGATTTTGGGAGTAACAGGACCAAACGAATACGAAAACAACATCAACAATAATTTTTACACGAATTATATCGCCAAATGGTGTATTGATTTTGCCAACGAGCAAATTCAGAAAGTCGCGATAGAATTCCCAAAAGACCACAAACGCATCATCGAAAAAGTAAAATTATCGGATGCTGAATTGCAGGAATGGAAAAAAGTGGCTAGTAATATGTATTTCCCAAAATCAGAAGAATTGGGGATTTACCTGCAACAAGACGGATTCTTGGACAAAGAATTGGTTCGCGTGAAAGATTTAGACAAATCACAACGCCCAATTAACCAAAAATGGTCTTGGGACAGAGTATTGCGTTCGCCTTACATCAAACAAGCCGATGTATTGCAAGGTTTTTATTTCTTTGAAGATCATTTCAGCATTGACGAACTAAAACGCAATTTTGAGTTCTACGAATCGTTTACGGTACATGAAAGTTCGCTTTCGCCTTGTGTACACTCCATTCAAGCAGCCAAACTAGACAAAATGGACATGGCTTACGAATTCTACCTTAGAACCTCTCGTTTGGACTTAGACGATTACAACAAAGAAGTGGAAGAAGGGTGTCATATTACCTCGATGGCAGGAACCTGGATGAGTATTGTAGAAGGATTTGGCGGTATGAGAGTTAAAAACAACCGTTTACACTTTACTCCAAAAATCCCAAAAGAATGGAAAGGATATTCGTTTAAAATTAATTTCCGTAACCAAATCGTAAAAGTTGCAGTAACGGCTAGTGGAAGTACTTTTTCTGTTGATGGCAATGAGGATTTAACCATTAATGTCAATGGGAAAGATACTGTTGTTTCACCAGAAAATGCATTAAGCATTTAA